From Halorubrum salinarum, the proteins below share one genomic window:
- a CDS encoding PrkA family serine protein kinase, with protein MADRHTLERLSEEYRTEVPDDLRAARSFDWYLDALYDDPEIARNAHQRVADMFDHYGTRYDEEHGVVEYALAAEDPLHDGENVFYGREVHEAIHEFVNKVKSGARGLGPEKRIKLLLGPVGSGKSHFDWLVRRYFEAYTREDAGRMYTFRWVDLCSVIDDQDPDDDVVRSPMSQDPLVLLPKPQRQAVIDDLNERLDAPYTLRNDQHPDPASEFYLNELLAHYDDDLQRVLDEHVEVVRLVADENRRQSIETFEPKDKKNQDETELTGDVNYAKLAVYGESDPRAFDYAGAFCNANRGLFSGEELLKLQREFLYDFLHASQESTIKPKNNPRIDIDQVIVGRTNMPEYREKTGDEKMEAFNDRTKRIDYPYVLEYESEAKIYEKMLANADVPNVHVEPHALEMAGLFGVLTRLEEPTDETVTLVEKAKAYNGELEDEEIDRRKLREDAAESADIGEGMDGISARFVGDEIAEAIMDATHRDRSHLSPLSVFDHFEANLGGHGSIAAEDLDRYERLLDLVREEYRERAIEDVRHALAYDVDELRRQGEKYMDHVMAYIDDDTVDDELTGRETEPDETFLRAVEEQLDVPSDRKDDFRQEVSNWVSRRAREGRGFDPQENDRLRRALERKLWEDKKHNINFSALVSATDLDDEDRSAWVDALVDRGYSEDGAAEVLEYAGAAVARSEMADDGD; from the coding sequence ATGGCAGACCGACACACGCTCGAACGGCTCAGCGAGGAGTACCGGACGGAGGTCCCCGACGACCTCAGAGCGGCGCGCTCGTTCGACTGGTACCTCGACGCGCTGTACGACGACCCCGAGATCGCACGGAACGCACATCAGCGCGTCGCGGACATGTTCGACCACTACGGGACGCGCTACGACGAGGAACACGGCGTCGTCGAGTACGCGCTCGCCGCCGAGGACCCGCTCCACGACGGCGAGAACGTCTTCTACGGTCGGGAGGTCCACGAGGCGATCCACGAGTTCGTCAACAAGGTGAAGTCGGGGGCCCGCGGGCTCGGCCCCGAGAAGCGGATCAAGCTCCTCTTGGGCCCGGTCGGCTCCGGCAAGTCGCACTTCGACTGGCTGGTGCGCCGCTACTTCGAGGCGTACACCCGCGAGGACGCCGGGCGGATGTACACCTTCCGCTGGGTCGACCTCTGTTCGGTGATCGACGACCAGGACCCGGACGACGACGTGGTCCGCTCGCCGATGAGCCAGGACCCGCTCGTCCTCCTCCCGAAGCCGCAGCGCCAGGCGGTGATCGACGACCTCAACGAGCGGCTCGACGCGCCATACACGCTGCGGAACGACCAGCACCCCGACCCGGCCTCGGAGTTCTACCTGAACGAGCTGCTCGCGCACTACGACGACGACCTCCAGCGCGTCCTCGACGAGCACGTCGAGGTCGTCCGGCTCGTCGCCGACGAGAATCGCCGGCAGTCCATCGAGACGTTCGAGCCGAAAGACAAGAAGAACCAGGACGAGACCGAGCTCACCGGCGACGTCAACTACGCGAAGCTCGCCGTCTACGGCGAGTCCGACCCGCGCGCGTTCGACTACGCCGGCGCGTTCTGTAACGCGAACCGCGGGCTGTTCTCCGGCGAGGAGCTGTTGAAGCTCCAGCGGGAGTTCCTCTACGACTTCCTCCACGCCTCTCAGGAGTCGACGATCAAGCCGAAGAACAACCCGCGGATCGACATCGACCAGGTGATCGTCGGTCGGACGAACATGCCGGAGTACCGCGAGAAGACCGGCGACGAGAAGATGGAGGCGTTCAACGACCGGACCAAGCGGATCGACTACCCGTACGTGTTAGAGTACGAGAGCGAGGCGAAGATCTACGAGAAGATGCTCGCCAACGCCGACGTGCCCAACGTCCACGTCGAGCCGCACGCCTTGGAGATGGCCGGGCTCTTCGGCGTGCTCACTCGCCTTGAGGAGCCGACCGACGAGACGGTGACGCTCGTCGAGAAGGCGAAGGCGTACAACGGCGAGCTGGAGGACGAGGAGATCGACCGGCGGAAGCTCCGCGAGGACGCCGCCGAGTCCGCCGACATCGGCGAGGGGATGGACGGCATCTCCGCGCGGTTCGTCGGCGACGAGATCGCCGAGGCGATCATGGACGCCACCCACCGCGACCGCAGCCACCTCTCCCCGCTGTCCGTCTTCGACCACTTCGAGGCGAACCTCGGCGGCCACGGGTCGATCGCGGCCGAGGACCTCGACCGCTACGAGCGCCTGCTCGACCTGGTCCGCGAGGAGTACCGGGAGCGCGCCATCGAGGACGTGCGCCACGCGCTGGCGTACGACGTCGACGAGCTCCGCCGGCAGGGCGAGAAGTACATGGACCACGTGATGGCGTACATCGACGACGACACCGTCGACGACGAGCTGACGGGCCGGGAGACGGAGCCGGACGAGACGTTCCTGCGCGCCGTCGAAGAGCAGCTCGACGTGCCGTCCGACCGGAAGGACGACTTCCGGCAGGAGGTGTCGAACTGGGTGTCCCGGCGCGCCCGCGAGGGCCGCGGGTTCGACCCGCAGGAGAACGACCGGCTCCGCCGGGCCCTCGAACGGAAGCTGTGGGAGGACAAGAAGCACAACATCAACTTCTCGGCGCTGGTGTCCGCGACCGACCTCGACGACGAGGACCGGAGCGCGTGGGTCGACGCCTTGGTCGACCGGGGCTACTCCGAGGACGGCGCCGCGGAGGTGCTGGAGTACGCGGGCGCGGCGGTCGCGCGCTCGGAGATGGCGGACGACGGAGACTGA
- a CDS encoding DUF1028 domain-containing protein codes for MTFSICVRERYTDEGGDDQIRFGVAVTTRLPGVGTLCPFASSDGAVATQSLVNVELGRKGVEYLGDGLAVDDALQALLNADDGSAQRQLHGVDADGTFAFSGDECNDWYGHCEGENYTVAGNLLTGEDVIADTAAAYESDAHGDAPLAERLIDALAAGHAAGGDKREDLEVQSAALLVRNTEEEADDPYYNDLRVDASETPVADLRETYETAKRGYETILEKYAEEEDGADDESDDDGGAADGAADE; via the coding sequence GTGACGTTCAGCATCTGCGTTCGCGAGCGGTACACCGACGAGGGCGGCGACGACCAGATCCGCTTCGGCGTGGCGGTGACCACCCGCCTGCCGGGCGTCGGCACGCTGTGCCCCTTCGCGTCGTCCGACGGCGCGGTGGCGACCCAGTCGCTCGTCAACGTCGAACTGGGGCGGAAGGGGGTCGAGTACCTCGGCGACGGGCTCGCGGTCGACGACGCCCTGCAGGCGCTCCTGAACGCCGACGACGGGAGCGCCCAGCGCCAGCTCCACGGCGTCGACGCCGACGGGACGTTCGCGTTCTCCGGCGACGAGTGTAACGACTGGTACGGCCACTGCGAGGGCGAGAACTACACCGTCGCGGGCAACCTCCTGACGGGCGAGGACGTGATCGCGGACACCGCGGCCGCCTACGAGTCGGACGCGCACGGCGACGCGCCGCTCGCCGAGCGGCTGATCGACGCCCTCGCGGCGGGCCACGCCGCCGGCGGCGACAAGCGCGAGGACCTCGAGGTCCAGTCCGCGGCGCTGCTCGTACGGAACACCGAGGAGGAGGCGGACGACCCCTACTACAACGACCTCCGGGTCGACGCGAGCGAGACGCCGGTCGCGGACCTCCGCGAGACGTACGAGACCGCCAAGCGCGGCTACGAGACCATCCTGGAGAAGTACGCCGAGGAGGAGGACGGGGCGGACGACGAGAGCGACGACGACGGGGGCGCGGCCGACGGCGCCGCCGACGAGTAG